Proteins encoded in a region of the Gemmatimonadaceae bacterium genome:
- a CDS encoding SDR family oxidoreductase → MDLGLKNKAALVVAASKGLGRAVAEELAAEGANLMICARNREALESARDEIAKSTGADVRAVAADVSQADGITAVTSAALSAFGRVDIVVTNAGGPPAGIFEMHDWATWQRAVDLTLRSAVEVTRVVLPGMRQRRWGRVIHITSIAAKQPVDNLMLSNSIRAAVTGFSRTLANEVAADGVTVNTLIPGYTRTERVEELAVANATKESTTPAAVMARFEREIPMHRLAEPREFAALAAFIASERASYITGQSIAVDGGWIRALM, encoded by the coding sequence ATGGACCTCGGGCTCAAGAACAAGGCCGCGCTCGTCGTCGCGGCGAGCAAGGGATTGGGTCGCGCCGTCGCCGAGGAGCTCGCGGCCGAAGGCGCGAACCTCATGATCTGTGCGCGCAACCGCGAGGCGCTGGAATCCGCGCGCGACGAGATCGCCAAGTCGACCGGCGCCGACGTGCGTGCGGTCGCCGCCGACGTGTCGCAGGCGGACGGGATTACCGCCGTCACGAGCGCGGCGCTGAGCGCGTTCGGACGGGTGGACATCGTCGTCACGAATGCCGGCGGTCCTCCAGCCGGCATCTTCGAGATGCACGACTGGGCGACGTGGCAGCGCGCCGTCGATCTCACGCTGCGCAGCGCCGTCGAAGTCACGCGCGTCGTGCTCCCCGGAATGCGTCAGCGGCGTTGGGGACGCGTCATCCACATCACGTCCATCGCGGCCAAGCAGCCGGTCGACAATCTGATGTTGTCGAACAGCATCCGCGCCGCGGTCACCGGATTTTCACGGACCCTCGCCAACGAGGTGGCCGCCGACGGCGTGACGGTGAACACGCTCATTCCAGGCTACACTCGCACGGAACGCGTCGAAGAGCTGGCCGTCGCGAACGCGACGAAAGAGAGCACCACGCCGGCCGCCGTCATGGCGCGCTTCGAGCGCGAGATTCCGATGCACCGACTCGCCGAGCCTCGCGAGTTTGCCGCCCTCGCCGCCTTCATCGCGTCGGAACGCGCGAGCTATATCACGGGCCAGTCGATCGCGGTCGACGGTGGGTGGATTCGAGCGTTGATGTAG